DNA sequence from the Nocardia sp. BMG111209 genome:
GCGGCGGCGTCGGCGGGTATGGTTCCGGACCGGGTGGCGCATCCGCGCCCTGCATCGATGCCTGCTGGGAGGCGGGCGGCGGTGGGAGGAGGCGATCCGACCAGGCGATCGGATCGGCCGGGACCGCGTCCGCCGCCACCGGGCCGACCGGGAATTCCGACTCGGGATTCGAATGTTTCTGCGCCGCAGTCGCTTCCGGTGAGCGGCGGGCGGCGCGACCGGCGGAGTGCTGCGTGGTGGCCGCGGTGCGCCAGTGCTCCGCCGCCCGTGACTGTTGTTGTGGCGGCGGTAGTTCGAGTTCGTCCGCCGCGGGCAGGAGCGACCGGTCCGGCGCGGGAGACTGGTCCCGCTCCGGATCGGCGGCGGCCTCGGCGCGCGGATCCGGTTGCGGCAGTGTGACGGTCGCGACCGGGGCGGGGGCGCCGGTCACCCGGGACAGTGCCGCCATCAGGACCGGCACCGCGTCGCCGCCCTCCAGCCAGGGGCGGTAACGGAAATCCTGGTACTGCCGGTGGATCGCGATGAGCAGGCGGACCGTCGCCTGAGCGCGCTCGGTGTACCGGCCCATCCAGAACAGATTCTCCAGTACGCGCGGGGAACTGATCGTCTCCAGAATCGGGACGGCCGAACGCACCCGCTCCTCGTGCACCGGTTCGGCGGCGGCCGCCGCGGCGGCCGCGACCGGCGCCGCGCGCACCCAGACATCCTTCGCCGCCACCTCGAGCACCGAGCGCTGCGGCTGGGTGCGCTGATGTAGTTGTCCGAGCCCGCCGGGCAGCACCCGATATCCCCCGCGGCCGGCCATCGAGAACAACCGCACGCCGACCGGGGCGGCGGTGAGTGCGCCGTCGACGACCGCCGGGGCGACCGAGAACTCCGGCGGCTCCTGCCCCACCCACTGCCAGCCCTGCGCCTCGATCCGGGCGGCCAGCTCCGCGCGCTGCGCCGCCGACAGGGCCGGGCCGGCATGGGTGGCGCCGTCCACGGCGGATCGAATGATCAAGCGGTCCAGATGTTTCAGCAGATGATCGCGTTCGGCGGCGTTACCGCCCCAGTACGACGGCGCGCCGGGCAGCAACAGCTCCTCCCCGAGCAGTTCGCGGGCCAGCCGCGGCAGCAGCGCCGCCAGCGCCGGGCTCTCCAGCAGGCCGCTACCGAGCGTGTTGACCATCGTCACCGCGCCGCGCCGCAGCACCTCCACCAGCCCGACCACCCCCAGCCGCGAATCCGGCCGCAGGTCCAGCGGATCCGCGAATTCGGCGTCGACGCGCCGCAGGACCACATCGACCCGGTGCAGGGTGCCCAGCGACCGCATCCACAACATGCCGTCGCGAACCACCAGATCCTCGCTCTCCACCAGTGGAAAGCCGAGTACCGAGGCCAGATATGCCTGGTCGAAGGCCGTTTCGGAGTGCGCACCGGGACTCAGCACCACCACGGTGGGATCGTCGGCGGCGGCCGGTGCGGCCTCGATGAGCAGCAATCGCATCGCGCGCGCGAAGGGTGTGAGCGGCCGCGGACTGGAATGTTCGAACGCCTCGGGGACGGCCGCGGACACCACCCGCCGGTCGGCCAGCACGTATCCGGCCCCGGACGGCGCCTGCGCCCAATCGGTCAGCACCCGGAACTCACCGTCGCCCCAGCGGCTGATATCGCTCGCGTGCAGGAACAGCTGATGCCGGCCCGGCAGCGTGATCCCGTGTGCCGCACGGATATAGCCGGTACTGCCGAATACGATCTCCGGCGGCAGGACACCGTCGGCCAGCAGCCGCCGCGGCCCGTAGACATCGGCCAGCACCGCATCCAGCACCCGGGACCGTTGCGCCAGACCGGCTTCCAGCCGGGCCCAGTCGTCGGCGGAGACCAGCAACGGAATCGGATCCAGCCGCCACGGCACCGGCGCCGCCGGACCCGGTCCGGACGCCGTATCCCCTTCTGCCGCAACGGTTTCAGATCCAGCTGCGGTTGCGGTATCCGATCCCGATGCGGGCGTCACCCCCGGGGCCGGCCCGTCCGCAGCGGTTCCGGAACCCGCCGCGGTTGCCGTGTCCGGCGCAGGGGCGGTCGGCCCGGACCACTGCTCACCGGCCCCGACCTCGGTGTAGGTGATGCCGTCGTCCTCGACCAGCCGGCGCACGCGCCGGTCCAGCCGGGCCAGCCCGTCCGGGCCCTGGTCGATGAAATCGGCGGACAGTTCCGACCAGATCGGACGTACCCGGCCGTCGCTACCGACCAGTTCGTCGTAATAGCGGTCGACGGGCTCGCCACACGCGTCATAGGAGGCGGTCTCGGCGGCCGCGGCCCGGTAGCGGGCGAATTCGGCCACCACCGCGCGCGCCGCCTCACGACCGCGAGTGTCTCGATCCTGCCCTGCCATCGCGGCGGCCCTCACTTCTCACAGGCATACCTATCGGCCGCCGGTCACGCCCCACACGGTTCGTGCGCGACGCAGATCGAGAATGCCCGGAGCCCCGACATCGACCGACTGTACCGCTATTTTCGCACGCAGATCGGCCGGGTCGCGGCGACCCGGCGTATGCCCGATCGGTTCGAAGCGGCGATTGCGCCGCGACTGCGCCGCGACGGCGTTCACCGGCGGGGTTTCGTAGGACATCCCGCCCGGATGCGCGACATGGTAGGTACAGCCACCCAGCGACACACCGGTTCCCCGCTCGACGAGGTCGAAGACCAGCGGCACGTCGACGGTGATCGACGGATGCAGCGCGTTCGGCGGCTGCCACGCTCGGTACCGCACCCCGGCCACCTGTACGTCGGCCTTGTCGGTGGCCAGCAGTGGCACCGGAAAACCGTTGCAGGTCAACAGATATCGGTCGCGGTCGGCGCCGGCCAGCCGGACCTGCAACCGCTCCACCGAGGAATCCACGTAGCGGGCGGTGCCGGTCGCGACGGTCTGTTCGCCGAGGGTGTGCCACGGCTCGATCGCCGAACGCAGTTCCAGTTCGATGTTCCCGAGTGCCACCGTGCCGATCCGCGGGAATCGGAACTCCGCGAACGGATCCAGCCAGCTGAGCTCGAAATCGATTCCGTGCGAACGCAGATCGGCCACCACCTCGGCGATGTCGGCCAGCACGAAATGCGGCAGCAGATAGCGGCCGTGCAGATTGGCGCCGTGCCGCAGCAGCGGCGCGGTGTACGGCTCGGTCCAGCAGCGCAGCACCAGGGCCCGCACCAGCAGCGACTGCACCATCGCCATCCGGTCGTGCGGGGGCATCTCGAAGCCGCGCAGTTCCAGCAGGCCCAGGCGGCCACGCGCGGAGTCCGGGCTGTACAGCTTGTCGATGCAGAATTCCGCGCGGTGGGTGTTGCCGGTCAGATCGGTGAGCAGGTGCCGCAGTGCGCGATCCACCTCCCAGGGCGCGGAAAATACCGCGTCCGAACCGGTTCCGCCGCCGGGCTGCTTGCGCGCGGCCAGCCGGGCGATCTCGGCGAAGGCGATCTCGAGTTCGTAGAGCGCCTCCGGCCGGCCCTCGTCGACCCGCGGGGCCTGGGAGGTGGGCCCGATGAAACGACCGGAGAACAGATACGACAGCGCCGGATGCCGTTGCCAGAGCCGCAACATCGAGACCAGCAGGTCCGGGCGGCGCAGCAGCGGCGAACGGTCCGGGCTCGCTCCACCGAGCGTGAGGTGGTTACCGCCGCCGGTGCCGGAGTGGGTGCCGTCGATATCGAAGGTCTCGGTGCCCAGCCGGGCGAGCCGGGCCTGTTCGTAGAGCGTCTCCAGCAATCGCGCCTGTTCGGCGAAGGAGGACGTGGGCTGCACGTTCACCTCGATCACGCCGGGATCGGGTGTCACCGAGAAGGTGCGCAGGCGCGGATCCGGCGGCGGCGCATAGCCTTCCAGCACCACCGGCTGGTTCAGCGCGACGGCCGCGGCCTCGACCCGGCCGACCACCTCCAGGAAATCCTCGAAACTGTTCAGCGGCGGCAGGAAGACGAACAACCGGCCGTCGCGTACCTCGGCGACCAGCGCGGTGGTCGGAACCCAGTCGGCGGCCTCGACGACGGCCGCAGGTTCGGCGCGCGGCAATCCGATCGGGCCCGGCACGATCGGATCCCGCTCCCACTGCGGCGGGGCCGGATACCAGGAGACGGCATCCAGCGGCAGCCGCAGGCCCGCCGGGGAATCGCCGTCCGCCAGCACGATCCGGCCCCGGCGGAACCGCCAGTCGGCACTGCCCCAGCCGCCGTCGTCGGCACGGCGGTACAGCGGCAACACGTACGAGGTAGCCGACGTGACCGACCGGTCCGCCCGTGCCAGCAACTCGCTCCGAGCCTGCGCCGAATCCTCCTCCGGGGCAAGGTCTTCCGAGACCGGCTCGCCGACCGGGGTACGCAGTACCGTCGCCAGCCGCAACAGCGGATCCTCGTACGCGGGCCGGACCTGAGATTCCGGAAGTCCGAGCGCCACCGCCACATCGGCGATCAGCGCCTGGGCGGCATCCGGCTTCGCCTGCCACAGATGACCGTTCGTGTCGGCCGCCGGCGCCGATCCACCGGACCGGCCCGCCGCCGGCTCCACCGCGGAATTCGTCTGCTGGTGTACCGCGGCGCCGGTCTCGTGGTCGACGCGCCGCAGATCGGGGGTGGACCACGGGTCGGCGAGCAGATCCTGGCGGGTCCACACCGGCTCCCCGTCGGAACGCCAGGCGACCGCGATCTCCCAGCGCGGCAACGGCTCTCCCGGATACCACTTGCCCTGCCGATACTGCACGAGCCCGGTCGGCGCGTAGATGCGGCGCATCCGGGCGGCCAGATCGACCGCCCGCAGCCGCTTCTCCGGTCCGTCGGCCGCGGTGGTCCACTGCTCGCTGGTCTGATCGTCGACGGAGACGAAGGTCGGCTCGCCGCCGATGGTCAGGCCGATGTCCGCGGAGCGCTCGTCCACCACGGCGCCCAGCGCGGTGATCCGCTGCCACTCGGTATCGGTGTACGGCAACGTGACTCGCGGATCCTCGTGGATCCGGCGGACCGTATTGGTGAATTCGAGGGTGGCCTCGCACCGGTCGGTGGCGCCGGTGATCGGCGCCGACGAACTGGGCTGCGGGGTGGCCGCCAGCGGGATGTGCCCCTCACCGGCGAACAGGCCGGAGGTCGGGTCCATGCCGACCCAGCCCGCGCCGGGCAGGAACACCTCGGTCCAGGCGTGCAGATCCGTGAAATCCGCCACCGGGCCGGACGGCCCGTCCAGCGAGGGCGCGTCCTGGGACAGTTGCACCAGGTAGCCGGAGACGAACCGCGCCGCCAGCCCCAGCTCACGCAGGATCGATACCAGCAGCCAGGCCGAGTCGCGGCAGGACCCCAGCGCGGCCCGCAGCGTGAAATCCGGGGTCTGCACACCGGGTTCCATCCGGACCGTGTAGTCGACGTCGTCGCGCAGCATCCGGTTCAGCTCGACCAGGAAGTCGATCGTGCGCGGCCGGTCGGCGGCCGACGGCAGCGCGTGCCGGCGCACCCAGTCGCGCACCAGCGGTCCCGGGCCGGACTCGGTGTCCGGATCCTCGTCGACCGGCCGGAGGTACGCCTCCAGATCGGCGGCCTGTTCCGGAGCGTAGGTGAACGGGTAATGTTCGGCGTCCTCCTCCACGAAGAAGTCGAACGGGTTGATCACGTCCAGGTCGGCGACCAGGCCGACGGTGATCTCCAGCTCCCGCGACGGCTCCGGAAAGACCAGGCGCGCAAGGAAATTGCCGAACGCGTCCTGCTGCCAGTTGACGAAGTGCCCGGCCGGGGCGACTCGCAGCGAATAGGCCTCGATGGTGGTACGGGTGTGCGGTGCGGGCCGCAGCCGTACGACATGCGGATGAATCCGCACGAGGCGATCGAAGGAATAGCGGGTGCTGTGCTCGAGGGAAACCTTGATCCCCATACCCAAGTTCACCACACCTGGCACGAACGTGCCGGACTAGCGACCGCGTAGCCTGACCGGGTGAGCTACGACCACGTCCTGCTGCCCTCCGGCGCCGCCGTGACGCCCGCCGAGGTCGACGCCTACCTGTCCGCTCAGCAGGGCCGGCCCGAGGCCGAGCCGGTCGCGGCGATCGCCGCGGAACTGAACCGCCGCAACGCGGCACGGCCCGAGGCGGATTCCTTCCTCGCCGACGGCCCGGTCGGCGGCGCGGACACCGGCGCCACACTGTTCGTGTCGAGCGCGTACGACGCCGTCGGACATCTGCGCGCACTGCTGTTCGAGCTGGCCACCCCGCGTGACTACGCCGTCTACGATCCGCAGCTGACCTGGCTGATCGATCCGGACGGGCATGTCCCGGTGACCGTCACGCACGGCGGCGCGGGCGATTTCCCGTATCTGACCCGCGCGCTGATCGACCAGTGGATCCCGTCGTTGCCGGATCCGAATCCGTACCTGATCGTGGAGCGCGAACCGCAGAACTACATCCAGACGCTGCGCGAGGAATCCGGGCGCTACACGCTGGAATTCCGCGACGGCTCGCCCGATCGGCATTTCGGCACCCAGCTCGACGATGCCCAGCAGGTCGCCGATCTCATCTGGGAGTGGACGACCGGCGACCGTTCCGGGCTGGACGCCCTGGAATGGCGGCCGGTCGACCTCTGATCAGAGGGTGCGGCGGCCGGACAGCGCCCGGCCGAGGGTGAGTTCGTCGGCGAACTCCAGGTCGCCGCCCATCGGCAGCCCGGAGGCCAGGCGCGTGACCGACAGACCCGGGAAGTCGCGCAACATGCGGACCAGATAGGTGGCCGTGGCCTCGCCCTCGGTATTGGGATCGGTGGCGATGATCACCTCGGTGACGTCGACCCCGTCCTCCTGATTCCCGATGCGGGCCAGCAGTTCCCGGATCCGTAGCTGATCCGGGCCCACACCGGACAACGGGTCGAGCGCGCCGCCGAGCACGTGGTAGCGACCACGGAACTCGCGGGTGCGCTCGATGGCCTGGACATCCTTCGGCTCCTCGACCACACAGATCATGGTGCGGTCGCGGCGTGGGTCGGCACAGATGCGGCACAGTTCACCGTCGGAGACCGTGCCGCACACCGCGCAGAACCGCACGCCGTCGCGCACCTTCTGCAAGGCGGCCTGCAACCGGTCGATCTCCGGCGGCTCGACCGACAGCAGATGAAAGGCGATGCGCTGCGCGCTCTTCGGACCGACGCCGGGCAGTTTGCCCAATTCGTCGATCAGATCCTGAACCGGCCCCTCGTACACCCCGCGCCCTGGCTCAGCCCGGGAAGCCGGGCAGCTGGCCGCCGCCCGGGTTGCCGGCCAGCGGGCCGAGCTTCGCCACGGCCATCTCGTGAGCGTTGGCCATCGCGTTGTTGATGGCCTCGGCGACGAGGTCCTGCAAGGTCTCCACATCCTCGGGATCGACGACCTTCGGATCGATCAGCAGTTGCTGCACCTCACCGGTCGCCCTGACGCGCACCTTGACCAGGCCGTTGCCGGCCTCGCCCTCCACCTCGGTGGCCGCGATCTCGGCCTGTGCGGTCATCACCGCCTGTGCCTGTGCCAGCAATGCCTGCATATCGATCTGTCCACCGGGCTGCACCGAACCATGTCCTCTCTGGCGGGAATCGGGTTCCCCCAGCCTAGTCACGGCCGGGAACGACCGCGCAGCCAGCCGGTATCCGGGACACGTCGGCCCGGCGGCACCGGCACTCGACCCGGCAGCCCCAACACTTCAACCCGGCAGCACGTCCGACACTCAGCCCGGCAGCGCCTCCGGCACGGTGGTCAGGCCGGCCGAACGCAGTGCGCGGCGCCGGGCGGCCGCGACGCCGCCGTAGCTCTCCCGGATCGCGGTCAGCCGGGCCGCGAGGTGGGCGACATCCGTCTCGAAGGTCATGCCGATACCGCCGTGCAGCTGGATGATCTCCTCCGCCGCGGTCCGGGCCATGGTGCCGGCGTAGACGAAGGCGTCGTCGTCGGCCGCCGGATCGACCGTGCCGGTGACCGCGACGGTCGTGGCCCACAACACATAGGAACGGGCCAGCTCCACCTCGGCGTACAGATCCGCGCAGCGGAAATCCAACGCCTGGAAGGTGTCCAGGCTCACCCCGAACTGCCGACGGTTCGGCAGATAGGCGACGACCTGCGCCAGTCCGGATTCGGCCAGGCCGATCGCCTCGGCCGCCACGGCCAGCCGGGCCCGGGAGTAGGCCCCGCGCAGCGCGGTGACCGCCTCGTCGCCGGCGCTGCCGAGGCGGCGCGCGGGCGTACCGGTGAACCGGACCTCGCTGGCATGGGTCCAGTCCGGGCCGCGGCCGTCGACGCGGACGATGCCGGGCGCATCGGTGTCGACGGCGTACACGCCGGTCCGGCCGTCGGCGCCGACCGCGGTGACCAGCAGCAGCGCCGCCTGCGCGGCCCGCGGCACCGGCGATTTCACCCCCTCCAGAACCACCGAGCCGTCGGCACTCTCGGTAGCGGTCACCGTCGGGGTGGCGTGCCAGATCCGGCGCGGCTCGGCATGCGCGACGGCGAAGATCTCCTGCCCGCCGGCCAGCCGTCGCAGCAATCCGGCGCGGGTGTCGCCGGTGTCGAGCTCGGCGATCAGCCAGGACGGCAGGTACACGCCGTCCAGCAGCGGTTCCACCGCGGCGTGTCTACCCATCGCCGTCATCGCCACGTAGACCTCGCCGAGGCCGGCGCCCATACCGTCGAACTCCTCCGCGATGGTGAGGCCGGTGAGGCCCATATCGGTCAGCCCGGACCACACCTCGTCGCTGTAGCCGCGGTCCGAGCGCACCGTCTTACCGCGGAAACCCGGCTGGTAGGAGCGGGCCAGCAGGCCGTCGACGGCCTCGAACAACATCCGCTGGTCGTCGTCGGGCTCGATATTCATCGCGTCCCCTTCAGTCCGAGGATGTTCAGGGCGATCACGCGGCGCTGAATCTCGTTGGTCCCGCCGAAGATCGAGACCTTGCGCAGATTCAGATATTGCAGTGCGGCCAGATTCGCGAAATCGGTGGTGCTCAGATCGGGGCCGTCGTGCTCCCCGACCAGGCCCGCGTCCGAACCCGCGACCTCCATCCGCAGCGAGCTGAGATCCTGCAGCACCCGGGTGCCCTCGAGTTTCAGCAGCGACGACACCAGCGAGGGCTGCCCGTTCGCGGAGGCGCCGGTCACCCGCATCTGGGTGGCCTCCAGCGCCAGCAGGCGTAATTTGATGTCGTACAGCCGGGCCCGGAATTCCGGATCCTGCGACAGCGGTTCGCCGCCGATATCCACCTCGTCGGCCATCTCGGTGACGGCCTCGAAATAGGTCTGGCTGGTACCGATCCGCGCAATACTGTTGCGCTCGTTACCCAGCAGGAATTTCGCGTAGGTCCAGCCCTGATTCTCCTCGCCGACCAGATTCTCCGCGGGTATCCGGACACCGTCGAAGAAGAATTCGTTGACCTCCGGCTCGCCGTCGATCAGGACGATCGGCCGTCGTTCCAGGCCGGCGGTGTTCATATCCAGCAGGAAGAAGGAGATGCCCATCTGGCGTTTCGGCGCATGCGGATCGGTGCGGGCCAGCAGGAACATCCAGTCGCCGTACTGGCCCAGCGTCGTCCAGGTCTTGCTGCCGTCGATCACCCATTCGTCGCCCTCGCGGCGCGCGGTGGTCTTCAGCGAGGCCAGATCCGAGCCGGCCTCGGGTTCGGAGAACCCCTGCGACCACCAGATATCCAGGTTGGCGGTGGGAGCCAGGAAGCGTTCCTGCTGCTCCGGACTGCCGAATTCGCACAGCACCGGCCCGACCATGCTGGCGTTGAACGCCAGCGGCTGCGGGACGGAGGCCCGTTGCAGTTCCGAGGCGTAGATGAACCGCTGGACCTCCGACCAGTCCTGCCCGCCGAACCGCACCGGCCATTCCGGTACCGCCAGGCCGTGGCTGTTGAGAATCCGCATCGAGGTGACCAGGTCGTCCCGGGTGGTGCGCCCGTCCAGCGAGCGCTGCCGGATATCGGCCGGCACCTCGTTGCGGAAGACGTCGCGCAGTCCGTCGCGGAACTTCTTCTCGTCGGCAGTGAGTTCGAGGTCCATCGGTCCTCCGTACCGAGTACGCACAGACGAAGACTGAATATCGGAGCATCGGGCACCGACGCCTCGACTGTACGCTGAAGCTGTCACACAACCCTTTCCGGTTATCGGACGGCAACTCCTCGTCGCCGCCGATTCGGAATCAGTGCGCGTTCGTCACGGAAAAGAAATCTAGCCCGCCAGTTCCCGCTTCAGGTTCTCCAATACCTCGGCCTGAATCTTCTTCAGGCCCAGCG
Encoded proteins:
- a CDS encoding acyl-CoA dehydrogenase family protein, translated to MNIEPDDDQRMLFEAVDGLLARSYQPGFRGKTVRSDRGYSDEVWSGLTDMGLTGLTIAEEFDGMGAGLGEVYVAMTAMGRHAAVEPLLDGVYLPSWLIAELDTGDTRAGLLRRLAGGQEIFAVAHAEPRRIWHATPTVTATESADGSVVLEGVKSPVPRAAQAALLLVTAVGADGRTGVYAVDTDAPGIVRVDGRGPDWTHASEVRFTGTPARRLGSAGDEAVTALRGAYSRARLAVAAEAIGLAESGLAQVVAYLPNRRQFGVSLDTFQALDFRCADLYAEVELARSYVLWATTVAVTGTVDPAADDDAFVYAGTMARTAAEEIIQLHGGIGMTFETDVAHLAARLTAIRESYGGVAAARRRALRSAGLTTVPEALPG
- a CDS encoding DUF2126 domain-containing protein encodes the protein MGIKVSLEHSTRYSFDRLVRIHPHVVRLRPAPHTRTTIEAYSLRVAPAGHFVNWQQDAFGNFLARLVFPEPSRELEITVGLVADLDVINPFDFFVEEDAEHYPFTYAPEQAADLEAYLRPVDEDPDTESGPGPLVRDWVRRHALPSAADRPRTIDFLVELNRMLRDDVDYTVRMEPGVQTPDFTLRAALGSCRDSAWLLVSILRELGLAARFVSGYLVQLSQDAPSLDGPSGPVADFTDLHAWTEVFLPGAGWVGMDPTSGLFAGEGHIPLAATPQPSSSAPITGATDRCEATLEFTNTVRRIHEDPRVTLPYTDTEWQRITALGAVVDERSADIGLTIGGEPTFVSVDDQTSEQWTTAADGPEKRLRAVDLAARMRRIYAPTGLVQYRQGKWYPGEPLPRWEIAVAWRSDGEPVWTRQDLLADPWSTPDLRRVDHETGAAVHQQTNSAVEPAAGRSGGSAPAADTNGHLWQAKPDAAQALIADVAVALGLPESQVRPAYEDPLLRLATVLRTPVGEPVSEDLAPEEDSAQARSELLARADRSVTSATSYVLPLYRRADDGGWGSADWRFRRGRIVLADGDSPAGLRLPLDAVSWYPAPPQWERDPIVPGPIGLPRAEPAAVVEAADWVPTTALVAEVRDGRLFVFLPPLNSFEDFLEVVGRVEAAAVALNQPVVLEGYAPPPDPRLRTFSVTPDPGVIEVNVQPTSSFAEQARLLETLYEQARLARLGTETFDIDGTHSGTGGGNHLTLGGASPDRSPLLRRPDLLVSMLRLWQRHPALSYLFSGRFIGPTSQAPRVDEGRPEALYELEIAFAEIARLAARKQPGGGTGSDAVFSAPWEVDRALRHLLTDLTGNTHRAEFCIDKLYSPDSARGRLGLLELRGFEMPPHDRMAMVQSLLVRALVLRCWTEPYTAPLLRHGANLHGRYLLPHFVLADIAEVVADLRSHGIDFELSWLDPFAEFRFPRIGTVALGNIELELRSAIEPWHTLGEQTVATGTARYVDSSVERLQVRLAGADRDRYLLTCNGFPVPLLATDKADVQVAGVRYRAWQPPNALHPSITVDVPLVFDLVERGTGVSLGGCTYHVAHPGGMSYETPPVNAVAAQSRRNRRFEPIGHTPGRRDPADLRAKIAVQSVDVGAPGILDLRRARTVWGVTGGR
- a CDS encoding YbaB/EbfC family nucleoid-associated protein, yielding MQPGGQIDMQALLAQAQAVMTAQAEIAATEVEGEAGNGLVKVRVRATGEVQQLLIDPKVVDPEDVETLQDLVAEAINNAMANAHEMAVAKLGPLAGNPGGGQLPGFPG
- a CDS encoding acyl-CoA dehydrogenase family protein; translated protein: MDLELTADEKKFRDGLRDVFRNEVPADIRQRSLDGRTTRDDLVTSMRILNSHGLAVPEWPVRFGGQDWSEVQRFIYASELQRASVPQPLAFNASMVGPVLCEFGSPEQQERFLAPTANLDIWWSQGFSEPEAGSDLASLKTTARREGDEWVIDGSKTWTTLGQYGDWMFLLARTDPHAPKRQMGISFFLLDMNTAGLERRPIVLIDGEPEVNEFFFDGVRIPAENLVGEENQGWTYAKFLLGNERNSIARIGTSQTYFEAVTEMADEVDIGGEPLSQDPEFRARLYDIKLRLLALEATQMRVTGASANGQPSLVSSLLKLEGTRVLQDLSSLRMEVAGSDAGLVGEHDGPDLSTTDFANLAALQYLNLRKVSIFGGTNEIQRRVIALNILGLKGTR
- the recR gene encoding recombination mediator RecR, which encodes MYEGPVQDLIDELGKLPGVGPKSAQRIAFHLLSVEPPEIDRLQAALQKVRDGVRFCAVCGTVSDGELCRICADPRRDRTMICVVEEPKDVQAIERTREFRGRYHVLGGALDPLSGVGPDQLRIRELLARIGNQEDGVDVTEVIIATDPNTEGEATATYLVRMLRDFPGLSVTRLASGLPMGGDLEFADELTLGRALSGRRTL